In Gimesia benthica, a single window of DNA contains:
- a CDS encoding sulfatase-like hydrolase/transferase, with protein MPRLIELRIQAFLYCLLLVLGGFTFCRTSLAEDSRRPNIVMIISDDQTYRDFGFMGNRQIKTPQIDQLAAQSARFVNGYLPTSVCSPSLATLLTGLYPHQSGIHYNHPPPGNSAFNRMTSRKEYEQTRSTAFQLIQSVDTLPRLLATHGYRCLQTGKFWEGHYRNAGFTEGMTIFEPVPGQTFGGNRKLANGTLAAHGNGDWGLKIGRETMQPIYDFVKDCEKDSTPWLVWYAPYLPHQPHDSPQKYFDLYRNQPGVKKNEIAYYASCTEFDDTVGDLVRFVEKEADVKNTLFLFVIDNGWTPGERPMQPRENYHHTKASKRSPFEDGLRSPILIRWDGVTQPATLTELVSSIDVVPTLLNAAGLKKEAQRLPGVNLLPAAEGKEALPSDRAVYGAIFPGDASSLKHPERDVAHRWVRQGNLKLITSHNANAQGKTWNNYTRGDVLYDVVKDPGESNNLIDDPQFKARQQTLHKLLNQWWNPES; from the coding sequence ATGCCACGTTTGATTGAATTGAGAATTCAGGCATTCCTGTACTGCCTGCTGCTGGTCCTGGGCGGCTTCACTTTCTGCCGGACATCGCTGGCGGAAGACTCCCGACGCCCGAATATTGTGATGATCATTTCCGACGATCAGACCTATCGGGACTTCGGGTTCATGGGAAACAGGCAGATCAAAACGCCACAGATTGACCAGTTGGCGGCCCAGTCGGCCCGGTTTGTCAACGGCTATCTGCCAACGAGCGTCTGCAGCCCCTCGCTGGCGACATTGCTGACCGGCCTCTATCCTCATCAGAGCGGTATTCATTACAATCACCCTCCGCCAGGCAATAGTGCCTTCAACCGGATGACCTCCCGCAAGGAGTACGAGCAGACCCGCAGCACGGCTTTTCAATTGATTCAGTCCGTCGATACACTACCGCGGCTGCTCGCTACCCACGGCTATCGTTGCCTGCAGACCGGGAAGTTCTGGGAAGGCCATTACCGCAATGCCGGCTTCACAGAGGGGATGACGATTTTCGAACCGGTCCCGGGGCAGACCTTTGGAGGGAATCGCAAGCTGGCTAACGGCACTCTCGCGGCTCACGGTAATGGAGACTGGGGCCTCAAGATCGGTCGCGAGACGATGCAGCCGATCTATGATTTCGTCAAAGACTGCGAAAAAGACTCCACCCCCTGGCTGGTCTGGTATGCCCCGTATCTGCCGCATCAGCCCCACGATTCTCCCCAGAAGTATTTCGATCTTTATCGCAATCAACCGGGTGTGAAGAAAAACGAAATCGCTTATTATGCCAGCTGCACGGAGTTCGATGATACGGTCGGAGACTTAGTCCGCTTCGTCGAAAAAGAAGCGGACGTAAAAAACACGCTGTTCCTGTTCGTGATCGACAACGGCTGGACTCCGGGTGAGCGACCCATGCAGCCACGAGAAAATTATCACCACACGAAGGCCAGCAAACGATCTCCATTTGAAGACGGACTACGCTCGCCGATCCTGATCCGCTGGGATGGCGTGACCCAGCCTGCGACGCTCACAGAACTGGTCAGCAGCATCGATGTGGTGCCGACACTGCTCAACGCGGCCGGCCTCAAAAAAGAGGCACAGCGACTGCCCGGCGTAAACCTGTTACCGGCTGCGGAAGGCAAAGAAGCGTTACCATCTGACCGCGCCGTGTATGGGGCGATTTTTCCAGGCGATGCGAGTTCCCTCAAACATCCGGAACGGGATGTTGCCCATCGCTGGGTGCGTCAAGGGAATCTCAAGCTCATCACGTCACACAACGCGAACGCGCAGGGTAAAACCTGGAACAATTACACGCGAGGCGATGTGCTGTATGATGTGGTCAAAGATCCGGGGGAATCCAATAACCTGATCGACGATCCCCAATTCAAAGCCCGGCAGCAAACATTACACAAGCTGCTGAACCAGTGGTGGAATCCGGAATCGTAA
- a CDS encoding RraA family protein — protein sequence MNNPTPETITLDMMRESLYSAIVCDALDSIGLTNQSPRKELFPMTVEDVVVGRCKTSLWADMYHTDSSPYELELKGVDSINADEIFIAAASGSMRSGIWGELLSTAVKHRGCCGAIIDGAVRDVRQMREMSFPVWAVGTSPYDSKDRQRIIDLDIPVEIGGVNFSPGDLVIADVDGIVVVPQEVEDKVIRLAWQKVHEENTFRDSIKAGMSATEAFAKYGIL from the coding sequence GCCATCGTCTGTGATGCCCTGGATTCCATCGGCCTGACCAACCAGTCTCCCCGCAAGGAGCTCTTCCCGATGACGGTCGAGGATGTCGTCGTGGGCCGCTGCAAAACCAGCCTCTGGGCCGACATGTACCACACGGACTCCAGCCCTTACGAACTGGAACTCAAAGGCGTTGATTCGATTAACGCGGATGAAATCTTCATCGCCGCTGCCAGCGGTTCGATGCGGTCGGGCATCTGGGGCGAACTCCTCTCTACCGCTGTGAAACACCGGGGCTGCTGCGGAGCGATCATCGATGGAGCCGTTCGCGATGTTCGACAGATGCGGGAAATGTCCTTCCCCGTCTGGGCCGTCGGCACATCCCCTTATGACAGTAAAGACCGCCAGCGGATTATCGACCTCGACATTCCCGTCGAGATCGGAGGTGTCAACTTCTCCCCCGGTGACCTGGTGATCGCCGACGTGGATGGCATCGTGGTTGTCCCCCAGGAAGTCGAAGACAAAGTCATTCGTCTCGCCTGGCAGAAGGTGCACGAAGAAAACACATTCCGTGACAGTATTAAGGCGGGCATGTCCGCCACCGAAGCCTTCGCCAAATACGGGATACTTTGA